The Nitrospira sp. sequence TGATTCCAACACGAATGGCCATGGCTAATCCTCTACATGCAAATATATTGGTTGAGTACACCTGGATGGCACAGCACGAACCGCGATAGTATCGACGCCCTCTGCTTCTTGTCAAGACACCGGGATAGCGTCAAAATGTCACAACTACGGGGGACGCTCGTGGGCACCGGACCCGTTGGCGCGCTTTTGGTTCCGGTACGTGGCTGTGGAGTCCAAAGTACAGGCAGGCAATTTTGGAGACACATGTGAGCGAGACATTATCTGAACAGGCGGCACAGGCATTGGAGTGGCCTCGGTTACTGGAACTCCTCGCGCAACATGCGCGGTCGGTGATCGGAATGGCTCAATGCCGGTCTCTTCCCCTGTCGGGTGACCTCGCGGAGGCATGCCTCCAGCAACAAGAGACGACGGAAATGGTGAGATTACTGGAAGGGAGTGATCCGGTGCCGACGCTGTCATTTCCCGATATTCGTGAGCAACTGACTCGATCGAGCAAGGGTGGAGAGCTTGAACCCGTTGAATTGCGAGATTGCGCGATGGTCCTGACACTGATGACTGAAGTGGAGCAATACGCAAAGTCCCATACAGTCGAGACGCGGACTCTGGCGAGGGTTCTGGAGCCGCTTCATGTCACGAAGAGTCTGCAGGGCCTCCTGAGGGCTATTGAGAGAGTCATCCAAACGGACGGGTCGATTAAGGATTCGGCGTCGCCGGAGCTCCAGCGTCTGACAAGTCAGGCACAGGAGCTCAAGCATGAAATGCGTCAGCATCTCGAGCGGATCTTGCATTCCAAAAGATATGAAGACGTGCTCCAAGAGTCGTATTTTGCACAACGAGAAGGCCGCTACGTCGTGCCCGTAAAGGCGGACATGCGGGGGAGAGTTCCCGGGATCGTCCACGACGTGTCGGCCAGCGGCGCAACCGTCTTTGTGGAGCCTCGCGAATTGGTCGAACTGAACAATTCTATTAAAGTGGCGGATTTGGAGATCGAGCGGGAGGTGCATCGCATCTTGCGAGAGCTCAGCGGGTTGGTGGCTTCCAAAGCGAACGATATCGGTCAGGGAATCGAAGCGTTGGCCGAATGCGATGTCATCAAAGCGAAAGCCGAGGTGAGTCGTCGGCTGAAATGTAATCCGGTCGCGTTGAATGAGCAGGGACGTGTGGTCCTGAAGCAGGCACGGCATCCGCTGCTGCTCATCGCGAAAGATCACGTTGTGGCCAATGACATTCACATGGAAGAAGCGATCCGGGTTCTGGTGATCTCCGGACCGAATACGGGAGGGAAGACCGTCACACTGAAGATCCTTGGGCTGTTCGCGCTCATGGTGCGGGCAGGACTGCATCTCCCTTGCGCTCCGGAATCCGAGATGGCGCTCTTCACGGATCTCTACGCCGACATCGGGGATGCACAGGACTTGAGCCGCGATCTGTCCAGTTTTTCGGCCCACATGACCCATATGATCCGATTGCTTTCCGAG is a genomic window containing:
- a CDS encoding endonuclease MutS2; translation: MSETLSEQAAQALEWPRLLELLAQHARSVIGMAQCRSLPLSGDLAEACLQQQETTEMVRLLEGSDPVPTLSFPDIREQLTRSSKGGELEPVELRDCAMVLTLMTEVEQYAKSHTVETRTLARVLEPLHVTKSLQGLLRAIERVIQTDGSIKDSASPELQRLTSQAQELKHEMRQHLERILHSKRYEDVLQESYFAQREGRYVVPVKADMRGRVPGIVHDVSASGATVFVEPRELVELNNSIKVADLEIEREVHRILRELSGLVASKANDIGQGIEALAECDVIKAKAEVSRRLKCNPVALNEQGRVVLKQARHPLLLIAKDHVVANDIHMEEAIRVLVISGPNTGGKTVTLKILGLFALMVRAGLHLPCAPESEMALFTDLYADIGDAQDLSRDLSSFSAHMTHMIRLLSESAAGPTPDECSMPCSLVLLDEPVTSTDPQEGAALAEALLCRLFEMNMKVVATTHYGALKELAQTTPGFANASVEFDVERFAPTYRLFAGIPGGSSALEIAGRLGMDERIVNDARTRLHRDNQRLDELMADLQRKQRQLAEDSVRIQRARQEAEQAAREAQALRAQLEAAEQEARRGLKKKLGEQFQRARAEVQATVDSLKREQKLIKAKETKERLRELETRTREELAPTGKPIPLEQLGIGDTVEIVGLAMTGSLLETPQGKKRVRVKVGEGEILATVSSLVGLAHETGAEAAPSTSTVTTPRRVSTSNGLGLDEQTVVDVRGQAADDALDQVVAALDRAALSGAPYLRIIHGHGTGRLKSVLREYLEESPYVAEFRPGDRAEGGDGVTVAKLC